A genomic stretch from Vicinamibacteria bacterium includes:
- a CDS encoding YigZ family protein: MTYLAPEGEGRAELRIKRSRFIGIVRHVTSAAEVSSARRKIRGELEDATHHCWACVLGDPESSPTVRFDDAGEPSGTAGKPILNVLTRRNVGDVLLVVVRYFGGVKLGAGGLHRAYSAAASAALDATRLREKTATRSATIVSSFEDEKQVRRALDEMSLTPKNVEYGEEVVISLDLNEDRIEPLRRSISDKTRGRAVLGVGIERNANPPEIE; the protein is encoded by the coding sequence TTGACGTACCTCGCGCCGGAAGGTGAAGGGCGCGCCGAGCTTCGGATCAAGCGAAGCCGATTCATCGGCATCGTCCGTCACGTCACATCTGCGGCGGAGGTGTCGTCGGCACGGCGAAAAATACGCGGGGAGCTCGAGGATGCGACCCACCATTGCTGGGCGTGCGTCCTGGGAGATCCGGAGTCCAGTCCCACGGTGCGTTTCGACGATGCGGGCGAGCCCTCGGGAACTGCGGGAAAGCCGATCCTGAACGTGCTCACGAGACGCAACGTGGGCGACGTGCTTCTCGTCGTCGTCCGCTATTTCGGAGGGGTCAAGCTGGGGGCGGGAGGGCTTCACCGAGCGTACTCGGCCGCGGCGAGCGCCGCACTGGATGCCACCAGGCTTCGGGAAAAGACGGCGACTCGATCGGCGACCATCGTCTCGTCCTTCGAAGACGAGAAACAGGTGAGGCGGGCTCTCGATGAGATGTCTCTGACGCCCAAGAACGTCGAGTACGGCGAGGAGGTCGTCATCTCGCTCGATCTCAACGAGGACCGAATCGAGCCGCTGCGCCGCTCCATCTCCGATAAGACCCGAGGGCGCGCCGTGCTGGGTGTGGGAATCGAACGGAACGCTAATCCGCCTGAGATAGAATGA